Genomic window (Thomasclavelia spiroformis DSM 1552):
TTTAATAACTGTTTGGCCACTGTTTATATACATATTTAATGCAGCAGTTCTTTCAGCACATAAATCAAGGACACCACAACAACTTTCGATACAAAAACCAGTATATATTTCACCGTTTTCACTTTCCAAAGCACAAACAACATGATGTGCATAAATAAATGGTGATACTTCTTCTGGATGATATTGTTCTTTTGCTTTTAAATATAACTTTTCCCAAATATCCATATAATTTTACTCCTTTAAACTTCATATTTTCCAGTTATTTCCAAAATATTACCATCTGGATCAGTAATATTAAAATAATAATATGGTAAGTGTACATTAACATATAAAATTTCTGATACATCACCAATAGCTAAATCTTTGATGCGTTTATATTCTTCTTTTAAATTATTAACTTCAAAATTCAATATTACTACATTATTCTTTTTAGGTAAAACAAGTTTATTAAAATCATCTAAATAAGCTTGATTAAAATGAATTGTATCTGTTTCTTTAATTAACTTTTCATCATATTTTCTATTATAAAGAGAAATTAAATTGCCACAATCAAATGTTACCCAGCGATCATCATTGCAATAAA
Coding sequences:
- a CDS encoding cytidine deaminase family protein yields the protein MDIWEKLYLKAKEQYHPEEVSPFIYAHHVVCALESENGEIYTGFCIESCCGVLDLCAERTAALNMYINSGQTVIKRLIAFRDKAPFGKGSGIPCGACREFLMQLNIKNKDTEIMVDYKNREIITLGKLLPDWWGIYRYEKNE
- a CDS encoding VOC family protein; this encodes MKLATTYICVDDIEKSLNFYKALLQQEPLYCNDDRWVTFDCGNLISLYNRKYDEKLIKETDTIHFNQAYLDDFNKLVLPKKNNVVILNFEVNNLKEEYKRIKDLAIGDVSEILYVNVHLPYYYFNITDPDGNILEITGKYEV